A genomic segment from Drosophila miranda strain MSH22 chromosome 3, D.miranda_PacBio2.1, whole genome shotgun sequence encodes:
- the LOC108159981 gene encoding dnaJ homolog subfamily B member 6 isoform X2 yields MVDYYQVLDVARTATDGEVKKAYRKLALKWHPDKNPDNLDEANKRFRELSEAYEVLSDEKKRRIYDEYGKDGLGERGQSRNSHARHHYSTHDYDDFDIMGGFPFVFRPPEEVFREFFSVNSPFAGFFRDANGYTNGTMSGGGGGSGSSRRHGSSAAGFGGGSRHHHHHQHKMASPFGAPMLNYSMMDFCMPTSGFASFTSMTGNGSGGVAHIFGGPNDAIKRTSTSTVFVNGKKLTTKRVVENGKDTVFSYENDVLKSKTVNGVSQKLSSISN; encoded by the exons ATGGTCGACTACTATCAGGTTCTCGATGTGGCGCGTACAGCCACCGACGGTGAAGTGAAAAAGGC TTAtcgaaaattagcactaaaatGGCATCCGGACAAGAATCCGGACAATCTGGATGAGGCCAACAAACGTTTTCGCGAGCTTTCCGAGGCCTACGAAGTGCTATCCGATG AGAAGAAACGTCGCATCTATGACGAGTACGGCAAGGATGGTCTGGGCGAACGCGGCCAAAGCCGCAACTCTCATGCCCGTCATCATTACAGCACTCACGACTATGACGACTTTGATATTATGGGCGGATTTCCGTTCGTGTTCCGACCACCAGAGGAGGTCTTCCGCGAGTTCTTTAGCGTAAATTCGCCCTTTGCCGGCTTTTTCAGAG ATGCTAATGGATACACAAATGGGACAATGAgcggtggcggcggtggcTCGGGCAGCAGTCGACGTCATGGATCCAGTGCTGCAGGATTTGGAGGAGGATCGCGCcatcatcaccatcaccaGCACAAAATGGCCAGCCCATTTGGGGCGCCCATGCTCAACTACTCAATGATGGATTTTTGTATGCCTACCAGCGGTTTCGCCTCGTTCACATCAATGACTGGCAATGGCAGCGGTGGTGTTGCCCACATCTTTGGTGGCCCTAATGATGCCATCAAGCGCACCTCCACATCGACGGTGTTTGTCAATGGCAAGAAGCTGACGACCAAGCG GGTCGTTGAGAATGGCAAGGACACTGTCTTTTCATATGAAAACGATGTCCTTAAATCAAAGACTGTGAACGGAGTTTCCCAAAAGCTCTCTTCAATATCTAATTAA
- the LOC108159981 gene encoding dnaJ homolog subfamily B member 6-B isoform X1 encodes MVDYYQVLDVARTATDGEVKKAYRKLALKWHPDKNPDNLDEANKRFRELSEAYEVLSDARKRRIYDARATLHKSSASNSSSGSYSRYRSSGGGSGSGSGSGYGATSYGRDYDYDYYPSSGRRSGNRYQAFTFRNFFEGTPFHKLFEKKRRIYDEYGKDGLGERGQSRNSHARHHYSTHDYDDFDIMGGFPFVFRPPEEVFREFFSVNSPFAGFFRDANGYTNGTMSGGGGGSGSSRRHGSSAAGFGGGSRHHHHHQHKMASPFGAPMLNYSMMDFCMPTSGFASFTSMTGNGSGGVAHIFGGPNDAIKRTSTSTVFVNGKKLTTKRVVENGKDTVFSYENDVLKSKTVNGVSQKLSSISN; translated from the exons ATGGTCGACTACTATCAGGTTCTCGATGTGGCGCGTACAGCCACCGACGGTGAAGTGAAAAAGGC TTAtcgaaaattagcactaaaatGGCATCCGGACAAGAATCCGGACAATCTGGATGAGGCCAACAAACGTTTTCGCGAGCTTTCCGAGGCCTACGAAGTGCTATCCGATG CACGTAAGCGCCGGATCTACGATGCCCGTGCCACGCTGCACAAATCGTCGgcgagcaacagcagcagcggcagctaCTCCCGCTATCGCAGCAGCGGaggaggcagtggcagtggcagtggcagtggctatGGTGCCACTTCATATGGCCGTGACTACGACTATGATTACTATCCGAGCTCCGGCCGCAGGTCCGGCAACCGCTACCAGGCGTTTACCTTCCGTAACTTCTTTGAGGGCACACCATTTCACAAACTCTTTG AGAAGAAACGTCGCATCTATGACGAGTACGGCAAGGATGGTCTGGGCGAACGCGGCCAAAGCCGCAACTCTCATGCCCGTCATCATTACAGCACTCACGACTATGACGACTTTGATATTATGGGCGGATTTCCGTTCGTGTTCCGACCACCAGAGGAGGTCTTCCGCGAGTTCTTTAGCGTAAATTCGCCCTTTGCCGGCTTTTTCAGAG ATGCTAATGGATACACAAATGGGACAATGAgcggtggcggcggtggcTCGGGCAGCAGTCGACGTCATGGATCCAGTGCTGCAGGATTTGGAGGAGGATCGCGCcatcatcaccatcaccaGCACAAAATGGCCAGCCCATTTGGGGCGCCCATGCTCAACTACTCAATGATGGATTTTTGTATGCCTACCAGCGGTTTCGCCTCGTTCACATCAATGACTGGCAATGGCAGCGGTGGTGTTGCCCACATCTTTGGTGGCCCTAATGATGCCATCAAGCGCACCTCCACATCGACGGTGTTTGTCAATGGCAAGAAGCTGACGACCAAGCG GGTCGTTGAGAATGGCAAGGACACTGTCTTTTCATATGAAAACGATGTCCTTAAATCAAAGACTGTGAACGGAGTTTCCCAAAAGCTCTCTTCAATATCTAATTAA